In Taeniopygia guttata chromosome 23, bTaeGut7.mat, whole genome shotgun sequence, the following are encoded in one genomic region:
- the INPP5B gene encoding type II inositol 1,4,5-trisphosphate 5-phosphatase isoform X1 → MDQSVAIQESLAAGATCRIAVQGLLPAGHSVESRLLGLVERRGQHAIYVYTHRRMAITAEDVWLERIIPITDGFAVEEVVLDSDLHVIGSDVTVRITSADGGLTVQLPFGSQTRTFLQELSRCSAEAVGSEGVKQNGKKAAVSQSSSHDSTDRGTPRQSKLKSEVRTEQVRASRVMASNKASMLSEPKFGLRDTIVKSQLVQKEDSYTHIQNYRVFVGTYNVNGQSPTESLQPWLRCDAEPPDIYCVGFQELDLTKEAFFFNDTPKEEEWFKAVTDSLHPDAKYAKVKLVRLVGIMLLLYVKAELALNISEVEVETVGTGIMGRMGNKGAVAIRFKFHNTSVCIVNSHLAAHTEEYERRNQDFKDICSRMQFCQSDPNLPPLTIGKHDVILWLGDLNYRLEELDVAKVKQLVEEKAFLELCQYDQLKRQMKANTAFEGFTEGEISFQPTYKYDAGSDDWDTSEKCRVPAWCDRILWKGQKVAQLSYRSHMALKLSDHKPVSSVFDVGVKVVNEELYRKAFEEIVRSLDKLENANIPSVTLSRREIHFEDVKYMQLQVERITIRNGQVPCQFQFISKPDEETYCKEWLTANPSKGFLLSDAEITVELEVFVNKSTATRLNSGEEKLEDILVLHLVNGKDYFLSITGNYLPSCFGSPIHTLCYMREPIQDMSAESIRRLTLMPVDMSDDPAQDEKPMDIPKELWMMVDHLNRNASQQEDLFQQPGLRSEFEQIRDCLDKGMYDTFLGSNHSVAEALLLFLESLPEPVICCRFYSSCLESASNYGLSCQIISDLPACHKNVFEYLMAFLRELLKNSGKNHLDVNILASVFGGLLLRPPPGHATPDVAAKRKAQQFIRQFLLREDHLP, encoded by the exons ATGGACCAGTCGGTGGCCATCCAGGAGAGCCTGGCGGCGGGGGCGACCTGCCGGATC GCGGTGCAGGGCCTCCTGCCCGCGGGGCACAGCGTGGAGAGCCGGCTGCTGGGCCTGGTGGAGCGCCGCGGGCAGCACGC GATCTATGTGTACACTCACCGGCGGATGGCCATCACAGCTGAGGACGTCTGGCTGGAGAGAATAATCCCCATCACAGATGGGTTTGCAGTGGAAGAAG TTGTACTCGACAGTGACCTTCACGTCATTG GCTCGGACGTGACTGTCCGGATCACCTCGGCAGACGGCGGGCTGACGGTGCAGCTGCCCTTCGGCTCGCAGACGCGCACgttcctgcaggagctcagcaggTGCAGCGCAG aagcgGTTGGCTCTGAAGGTGTcaaacaaaatgggaaaaaagctGCAGTCAGTCAGAGCTCCAGCCATGACAGCACTGACAGAGGCACTCCCAG GCAAAGCAAACTCAAGTCTGAAGTGAGAACTGAACAGGTTCGGGCCTCCCGTGTCATGGCTTCGAACAAGGCCTCAATGTTATCAGAACCAAAGTTTGGACTCAGAGATACTATTGTTAAATCTCAGCTTGTACAAAAGGAGGACTCCTACACACACATCCAGAACTACAG GGTTTTTGTGGGGACGTACAACGTGAATGGTCAGTCACCCACAGAGAGCCTCCAGCCTTGGCTGAGGTGTGATGCTGAGCCTCCAGACATTTACTGCGTGGG TTTCCAGGAGCTTGATCTGACTAAAGAAGCCTTCTTTTTCAATGACACACCGAAGGAAGAAGAATGGTTTAAAGCTGTAACTGATAGTCTTCACCCAGATGCCAAATATGCAAAG GTGAAACTTGTGCGGCTGGTGGGGATCATGCTCCTCTTGTATGTGAAAGCAGAACTTGCTCTCAACATCTCTGAGGTGGAAGTTGAGACTGTGGGAACTGGAATCATGGGGAGGATG GGTAACAAAGGTGCTGTTGCCATCAGGTTTAAATTCCACAACACCAGTGTGTGCATTGTGAATTCTCACCTCGCAGCTCACACGGAGGAATACGAGCGGAGGAACCAGGACTTCAAAGACATCTGCTCTAGGATGCAGTTCTGCCAGTCAGATCCAAATTTGCCCCCTCTGACTATTGGCAAACACGA TGTGATCCTGTGGCTGGGGGACCTCAACTATCgtctggaggagctggatgtgGCAAAAGTGAAGCAGCTTGTAGAGGAGAAAGCATTTCTAGAGCTTTGCCAGTATGACCAG CTGAAGAGGCAAATGAAGGCAAATACAGCCTTTGAAGGCTTCACAGAAGGAGAGATCTCTTTCCAGCCAACATATAAGTATGATGCTGGCTCTGATGACTGGGACACAAG TGAGAAGTGTCGTGTTCCAGCGTGGTGTGATCGGATCCTCTGGAAGGGGCAGAAGGTTGCCCAGCTGAGCTATCGCAGCCACATGGCTCTGAAGCTCAGTGACCACAAGCCAGTGAGCTCTGTGTTTGATGTTGGG GTGAAGGTTGTGAATGAAGAGCTCTACCGAAAAGCCTTTGAGGAAATAGTGCGCTCCCTGGATAAGCTGGAGAATGCCAACATTCCCTCGGTGACACTGTCCCGCAGAGAG ATCCATTTTGAGGATGTTAAATACATGCAGCTGCAGGTAGAGAGGATTACAATCCGCAATGGCCAAGTGCCCTGCCAGTTCCAATTTATCAGCAAACCAGATGAGGAAACCTACTGCAAGGAGTGGCTGACTGCTAATCCCAGTAAGGGCTTCTTGCTCTCAG ATGCTGAGATCACAGTTGAGCTGGAGGTGTTTGTTAATAAATCAACAGCTACTCGCTTAAACTCTGGAGAGGAAAAACTTGAAGATATCTTAGTCTTGCATCTTGTCAATGGGAAGGATTATTTTCTATCCATAACAGGCAACTATTTGCCAAGTTGCTTTGGCTCTCCCATCCATACACTGTGTTACATGAGGGAACCAATCCAGGACATGTCAGCAGAATCCATTCGGAGACTT ACCCTGATGCCAGTAGACATGAGTGATGATCCTGCCCAAGATGAAAAGCCTATGGACATCCCAAAAGAGCTGTGGATGATGGTGGATCACTTGAATCGCAACGCTTCCCAGCAG GAGGACTTGTTTCAGCAGCCAGGCCTCAGATCTGAATTTGAGCAAATCCGAGACTGTTTGGACAAGGGAATGTACGATACTTTCT TGGGCAGCAACCACTCAGTGGCAGaggccctgctgctgttcctggagaGCCTTCCCGAGCCTGTCATCTGCTGCAGGTTCtacagctcctgtctggagaGTGCCAGCAACTACGGGCTGAGCTGCCAG ATTATCTCTGACCTACCAGCGTGCCATAAAAATGTGTTCGAATATCTGATGGCATTTTTACGAGAGCTACTGAAGAACTCGGGGAAGAACCATTTGGATGTGAATATTCTTG ccagcGTGTTCGGGGGGTTGCTGCTGCGGCCGCCTCCCGGCCACGCCACGCCCGACGTCGCTGCCAAGAGGAAAGCGCAGCAGTTTATCCGCCAGTTCCTCCTCAGAGAAGATCATTTACCATGA
- the INPP5B gene encoding type II inositol 1,4,5-trisphosphate 5-phosphatase isoform X2, with amino-acid sequence MKGFGAHILLSCFLKFAIYSAFMFFNSLLSLGKLVHHVAFLAGPCEDQSTHVPPGPSHSPCPAVVLDSDLHVIGSDVTVRITSADGGLTVQLPFGSQTRTFLQELSRCSAEAVGSEGVKQNGKKAAVSQSSSHDSTDRGTPRQSKLKSEVRTEQVRASRVMASNKASMLSEPKFGLRDTIVKSQLVQKEDSYTHIQNYRVFVGTYNVNGQSPTESLQPWLRCDAEPPDIYCVGFQELDLTKEAFFFNDTPKEEEWFKAVTDSLHPDAKYAKVKLVRLVGIMLLLYVKAELALNISEVEVETVGTGIMGRMGNKGAVAIRFKFHNTSVCIVNSHLAAHTEEYERRNQDFKDICSRMQFCQSDPNLPPLTIGKHDVILWLGDLNYRLEELDVAKVKQLVEEKAFLELCQYDQLKRQMKANTAFEGFTEGEISFQPTYKYDAGSDDWDTSEKCRVPAWCDRILWKGQKVAQLSYRSHMALKLSDHKPVSSVFDVGVKVVNEELYRKAFEEIVRSLDKLENANIPSVTLSRREIHFEDVKYMQLQVERITIRNGQVPCQFQFISKPDEETYCKEWLTANPSKGFLLSDAEITVELEVFVNKSTATRLNSGEEKLEDILVLHLVNGKDYFLSITGNYLPSCFGSPIHTLCYMREPIQDMSAESIRRLTLMPVDMSDDPAQDEKPMDIPKELWMMVDHLNRNASQQEDLFQQPGLRSEFEQIRDCLDKGMYDTFLGSNHSVAEALLLFLESLPEPVICCRFYSSCLESASNYGLSCQIISDLPACHKNVFEYLMAFLRELLKNSGKNHLDVNILASVFGGLLLRPPPGHATPDVAAKRKAQQFIRQFLLREDHLP; translated from the exons ATGAAGGGGTTTGGTGCCCATATTCTGCTGTCCTGCTTCCTGAAGTTTGCAATCTATTCTGCCTTCATGTTTTTTAACAGTTTGTTATCTCTGGGGAAACTTGTGCACCACGTGGCATTTCTGGCAGGGCCCTGTGAGGACCAGAGTACCCATGTCCCCCCTGGCCCcagccacagcccctgcccagcag TTGTACTCGACAGTGACCTTCACGTCATTG GCTCGGACGTGACTGTCCGGATCACCTCGGCAGACGGCGGGCTGACGGTGCAGCTGCCCTTCGGCTCGCAGACGCGCACgttcctgcaggagctcagcaggTGCAGCGCAG aagcgGTTGGCTCTGAAGGTGTcaaacaaaatgggaaaaaagctGCAGTCAGTCAGAGCTCCAGCCATGACAGCACTGACAGAGGCACTCCCAG GCAAAGCAAACTCAAGTCTGAAGTGAGAACTGAACAGGTTCGGGCCTCCCGTGTCATGGCTTCGAACAAGGCCTCAATGTTATCAGAACCAAAGTTTGGACTCAGAGATACTATTGTTAAATCTCAGCTTGTACAAAAGGAGGACTCCTACACACACATCCAGAACTACAG GGTTTTTGTGGGGACGTACAACGTGAATGGTCAGTCACCCACAGAGAGCCTCCAGCCTTGGCTGAGGTGTGATGCTGAGCCTCCAGACATTTACTGCGTGGG TTTCCAGGAGCTTGATCTGACTAAAGAAGCCTTCTTTTTCAATGACACACCGAAGGAAGAAGAATGGTTTAAAGCTGTAACTGATAGTCTTCACCCAGATGCCAAATATGCAAAG GTGAAACTTGTGCGGCTGGTGGGGATCATGCTCCTCTTGTATGTGAAAGCAGAACTTGCTCTCAACATCTCTGAGGTGGAAGTTGAGACTGTGGGAACTGGAATCATGGGGAGGATG GGTAACAAAGGTGCTGTTGCCATCAGGTTTAAATTCCACAACACCAGTGTGTGCATTGTGAATTCTCACCTCGCAGCTCACACGGAGGAATACGAGCGGAGGAACCAGGACTTCAAAGACATCTGCTCTAGGATGCAGTTCTGCCAGTCAGATCCAAATTTGCCCCCTCTGACTATTGGCAAACACGA TGTGATCCTGTGGCTGGGGGACCTCAACTATCgtctggaggagctggatgtgGCAAAAGTGAAGCAGCTTGTAGAGGAGAAAGCATTTCTAGAGCTTTGCCAGTATGACCAG CTGAAGAGGCAAATGAAGGCAAATACAGCCTTTGAAGGCTTCACAGAAGGAGAGATCTCTTTCCAGCCAACATATAAGTATGATGCTGGCTCTGATGACTGGGACACAAG TGAGAAGTGTCGTGTTCCAGCGTGGTGTGATCGGATCCTCTGGAAGGGGCAGAAGGTTGCCCAGCTGAGCTATCGCAGCCACATGGCTCTGAAGCTCAGTGACCACAAGCCAGTGAGCTCTGTGTTTGATGTTGGG GTGAAGGTTGTGAATGAAGAGCTCTACCGAAAAGCCTTTGAGGAAATAGTGCGCTCCCTGGATAAGCTGGAGAATGCCAACATTCCCTCGGTGACACTGTCCCGCAGAGAG ATCCATTTTGAGGATGTTAAATACATGCAGCTGCAGGTAGAGAGGATTACAATCCGCAATGGCCAAGTGCCCTGCCAGTTCCAATTTATCAGCAAACCAGATGAGGAAACCTACTGCAAGGAGTGGCTGACTGCTAATCCCAGTAAGGGCTTCTTGCTCTCAG ATGCTGAGATCACAGTTGAGCTGGAGGTGTTTGTTAATAAATCAACAGCTACTCGCTTAAACTCTGGAGAGGAAAAACTTGAAGATATCTTAGTCTTGCATCTTGTCAATGGGAAGGATTATTTTCTATCCATAACAGGCAACTATTTGCCAAGTTGCTTTGGCTCTCCCATCCATACACTGTGTTACATGAGGGAACCAATCCAGGACATGTCAGCAGAATCCATTCGGAGACTT ACCCTGATGCCAGTAGACATGAGTGATGATCCTGCCCAAGATGAAAAGCCTATGGACATCCCAAAAGAGCTGTGGATGATGGTGGATCACTTGAATCGCAACGCTTCCCAGCAG GAGGACTTGTTTCAGCAGCCAGGCCTCAGATCTGAATTTGAGCAAATCCGAGACTGTTTGGACAAGGGAATGTACGATACTTTCT TGGGCAGCAACCACTCAGTGGCAGaggccctgctgctgttcctggagaGCCTTCCCGAGCCTGTCATCTGCTGCAGGTTCtacagctcctgtctggagaGTGCCAGCAACTACGGGCTGAGCTGCCAG ATTATCTCTGACCTACCAGCGTGCCATAAAAATGTGTTCGAATATCTGATGGCATTTTTACGAGAGCTACTGAAGAACTCGGGGAAGAACCATTTGGATGTGAATATTCTTG ccagcGTGTTCGGGGGGTTGCTGCTGCGGCCGCCTCCCGGCCACGCCACGCCCGACGTCGCTGCCAAGAGGAAAGCGCAGCAGTTTATCCGCCAGTTCCTCCTCAGAGAAGATCATTTACCATGA
- the INPP5B gene encoding type II inositol 1,4,5-trisphosphate 5-phosphatase isoform X3 — MSAGGRPRREAVGSEGVKQNGKKAAVSQSSSHDSTDRGTPRQSKLKSEVRTEQVRASRVMASNKASMLSEPKFGLRDTIVKSQLVQKEDSYTHIQNYRVFVGTYNVNGQSPTESLQPWLRCDAEPPDIYCVGFQELDLTKEAFFFNDTPKEEEWFKAVTDSLHPDAKYAKVKLVRLVGIMLLLYVKAELALNISEVEVETVGTGIMGRMGNKGAVAIRFKFHNTSVCIVNSHLAAHTEEYERRNQDFKDICSRMQFCQSDPNLPPLTIGKHDVILWLGDLNYRLEELDVAKVKQLVEEKAFLELCQYDQLKRQMKANTAFEGFTEGEISFQPTYKYDAGSDDWDTSEKCRVPAWCDRILWKGQKVAQLSYRSHMALKLSDHKPVSSVFDVGVKVVNEELYRKAFEEIVRSLDKLENANIPSVTLSRREIHFEDVKYMQLQVERITIRNGQVPCQFQFISKPDEETYCKEWLTANPSKGFLLSDAEITVELEVFVNKSTATRLNSGEEKLEDILVLHLVNGKDYFLSITGNYLPSCFGSPIHTLCYMREPIQDMSAESIRRLTLMPVDMSDDPAQDEKPMDIPKELWMMVDHLNRNASQQEDLFQQPGLRSEFEQIRDCLDKGMYDTFLGSNHSVAEALLLFLESLPEPVICCRFYSSCLESASNYGLSCQIISDLPACHKNVFEYLMAFLRELLKNSGKNHLDVNILASVFGGLLLRPPPGHATPDVAAKRKAQQFIRQFLLREDHLP; from the exons ATGTCCGCGGGCGGGCGGCCCCGCCGAG aagcgGTTGGCTCTGAAGGTGTcaaacaaaatgggaaaaaagctGCAGTCAGTCAGAGCTCCAGCCATGACAGCACTGACAGAGGCACTCCCAG GCAAAGCAAACTCAAGTCTGAAGTGAGAACTGAACAGGTTCGGGCCTCCCGTGTCATGGCTTCGAACAAGGCCTCAATGTTATCAGAACCAAAGTTTGGACTCAGAGATACTATTGTTAAATCTCAGCTTGTACAAAAGGAGGACTCCTACACACACATCCAGAACTACAG GGTTTTTGTGGGGACGTACAACGTGAATGGTCAGTCACCCACAGAGAGCCTCCAGCCTTGGCTGAGGTGTGATGCTGAGCCTCCAGACATTTACTGCGTGGG TTTCCAGGAGCTTGATCTGACTAAAGAAGCCTTCTTTTTCAATGACACACCGAAGGAAGAAGAATGGTTTAAAGCTGTAACTGATAGTCTTCACCCAGATGCCAAATATGCAAAG GTGAAACTTGTGCGGCTGGTGGGGATCATGCTCCTCTTGTATGTGAAAGCAGAACTTGCTCTCAACATCTCTGAGGTGGAAGTTGAGACTGTGGGAACTGGAATCATGGGGAGGATG GGTAACAAAGGTGCTGTTGCCATCAGGTTTAAATTCCACAACACCAGTGTGTGCATTGTGAATTCTCACCTCGCAGCTCACACGGAGGAATACGAGCGGAGGAACCAGGACTTCAAAGACATCTGCTCTAGGATGCAGTTCTGCCAGTCAGATCCAAATTTGCCCCCTCTGACTATTGGCAAACACGA TGTGATCCTGTGGCTGGGGGACCTCAACTATCgtctggaggagctggatgtgGCAAAAGTGAAGCAGCTTGTAGAGGAGAAAGCATTTCTAGAGCTTTGCCAGTATGACCAG CTGAAGAGGCAAATGAAGGCAAATACAGCCTTTGAAGGCTTCACAGAAGGAGAGATCTCTTTCCAGCCAACATATAAGTATGATGCTGGCTCTGATGACTGGGACACAAG TGAGAAGTGTCGTGTTCCAGCGTGGTGTGATCGGATCCTCTGGAAGGGGCAGAAGGTTGCCCAGCTGAGCTATCGCAGCCACATGGCTCTGAAGCTCAGTGACCACAAGCCAGTGAGCTCTGTGTTTGATGTTGGG GTGAAGGTTGTGAATGAAGAGCTCTACCGAAAAGCCTTTGAGGAAATAGTGCGCTCCCTGGATAAGCTGGAGAATGCCAACATTCCCTCGGTGACACTGTCCCGCAGAGAG ATCCATTTTGAGGATGTTAAATACATGCAGCTGCAGGTAGAGAGGATTACAATCCGCAATGGCCAAGTGCCCTGCCAGTTCCAATTTATCAGCAAACCAGATGAGGAAACCTACTGCAAGGAGTGGCTGACTGCTAATCCCAGTAAGGGCTTCTTGCTCTCAG ATGCTGAGATCACAGTTGAGCTGGAGGTGTTTGTTAATAAATCAACAGCTACTCGCTTAAACTCTGGAGAGGAAAAACTTGAAGATATCTTAGTCTTGCATCTTGTCAATGGGAAGGATTATTTTCTATCCATAACAGGCAACTATTTGCCAAGTTGCTTTGGCTCTCCCATCCATACACTGTGTTACATGAGGGAACCAATCCAGGACATGTCAGCAGAATCCATTCGGAGACTT ACCCTGATGCCAGTAGACATGAGTGATGATCCTGCCCAAGATGAAAAGCCTATGGACATCCCAAAAGAGCTGTGGATGATGGTGGATCACTTGAATCGCAACGCTTCCCAGCAG GAGGACTTGTTTCAGCAGCCAGGCCTCAGATCTGAATTTGAGCAAATCCGAGACTGTTTGGACAAGGGAATGTACGATACTTTCT TGGGCAGCAACCACTCAGTGGCAGaggccctgctgctgttcctggagaGCCTTCCCGAGCCTGTCATCTGCTGCAGGTTCtacagctcctgtctggagaGTGCCAGCAACTACGGGCTGAGCTGCCAG ATTATCTCTGACCTACCAGCGTGCCATAAAAATGTGTTCGAATATCTGATGGCATTTTTACGAGAGCTACTGAAGAACTCGGGGAAGAACCATTTGGATGTGAATATTCTTG ccagcGTGTTCGGGGGGTTGCTGCTGCGGCCGCCTCCCGGCCACGCCACGCCCGACGTCGCTGCCAAGAGGAAAGCGCAGCAGTTTATCCGCCAGTTCCTCCTCAGAGAAGATCATTTACCATGA